A region from the candidate division KSB1 bacterium genome encodes:
- a CDS encoding Lrp/AsnC family transcriptional regulator, with protein MKLDQTDRKILDILQSEGRITNAKLAADIGISPPGMLERVKRLENTGVIQRYVALLDREKVGKGIMAIVSVSLTVHQLTSVDGFKEEIDKLDEILECFHITGEDDFVLKVAVDNIKEYENFILHKISQIPGVNKIRTSFVLSTVKYETKVTINENGGNKNGSNG; from the coding sequence ATGAAATTAGATCAAACAGATAGAAAAATTCTCGATATTCTTCAATCCGAGGGACGGATCACTAATGCTAAATTAGCTGCAGATATTGGCATCTCGCCTCCAGGTATGCTGGAGAGGGTGAAACGACTGGAAAATACGGGGGTTATTCAGCGATATGTAGCTCTATTGGATCGCGAAAAAGTCGGTAAGGGAATTATGGCCATTGTGTCTGTGTCTTTGACTGTTCATCAATTAACTTCGGTTGATGGATTTAAGGAGGAGATCGATAAACTGGACGAAATTCTGGAATGTTTCCACATTACCGGTGAAGACGATTTTGTTCTGAAAGTAGCCGTAGACAATATCAAAGAATATGAAAATTTTATTCTGCATAAAATCAGCCAAATTCCCGGTGTGAATAAAATAAGAACATCTTTTGTTTTGTCAACAGTAAAATATGAGACCAAAGTAACCATCAATGAAAATGGAGGCAATAAAAATGGCAGTAATGGTTGA